Proteins from one Drosophila gunungcola strain Sukarami chromosome 3R, Dgunungcola_SK_2, whole genome shotgun sequence genomic window:
- the LOC128259031 gene encoding collagen alpha-2(XI) chain: MNRRVQVLMILGLICGCQARIPNLRRVVGSARSGLDVDVEEPIGPQILIYSPGDAMARSDDQEPIFQEPQIREEVAESEPDKDSRKVPDYLYSNAIPMVNDQNVKYVVPQVAAYPVAYGPQLISSKNGINQGNQGNGLSYVVVPRVQLGFNVQGQSGFNWPGLNLLPTNLGSDSAAAEKEEPLPPTAYIPIPVPGPPGPPGPPGPRGLTGPAGPRGPRGPAGESGLISAQKPQSIWYTQTGSNNNHNNKPQYNQPFSGGYQS; this comes from the exons ATGAATCGCAGAGTGCAAGTATTGA TGATCTTGGGACTGATTTGCGGCTGCCAGGCACGTATTCCCAACCTGCGTCGGGTTGTTGGATCCGCTCGAAGTGGTTTAGATGTGGACGTGGAGGAACCGATTGGCCCTCAAATTCTAATCTATTCACCTGGCGATGCCATGGCTAGATCCGATGACCAGGAGCCCATCTTCCAGGAGCCGCAGATCAGGGAGGAAGTTGCCGAATCTGAACCGGATAAGGACAGTCGTAAAGTGCCCGATTATCTCTACTCAAATGCCATTCCCATGGTCAACGATCAGAATGTGAAGTACGTTGTACCTCAGGTGGCTGCCTATCCCGTGGCCTATGGCCCTCAATTGATCTCCAGCAAAAATGGAATCAACCAAGGAAACCAAGGAAATGGTCTTTCCTACGTGGTTGTCCCACGTGTCCAATTGGGTTTTAATGTCCAAGGTCAGTCGGGTTTCAATTGGCCAGGGCTCAATCTGTTGCCCACAAATCTGGGTAGTGATTCGGCAGCCGCCGAGAAGGAGGAGCCCCTGCCACCCACTGCCTACATTCCGATTCCCGTGCCCGGTCCTCCTGGTCCACCCGGTCCACCTGGACCACGTGGACTGACTGGTCCCGCTGGTCCTCGGGGTCCTCGAGGTCCTGCCGGTGAATCGGGCCTTATTTCAGCTCAGAAACCTCAGAGCATTTGGTACACCCAAACCGGCAGTAACAACAATCATAACAATAAGCCCCAGTACAACCAGCCCTTTTCCGGTGGTTATCAAagttaa
- the LOC128258823 gene encoding leucine-rich repeat-containing protein 15 produces MAVLWWLLLLVLPPNYQLATPSGSGQLRRLWLQDHCSAGICTNVVIGRSDYVILSQAPITGITMLTFVNSSIAKIPHLLFDTFPDIQVLRMENCSLETFEKPQFEGASNLMSLFLGHNHLKDIPKNIFLGADNLAILHLQGNQLKQLGNHSFHALKEVKELSLSENQLEQLSLGVFSGMRKLMDLNLAGNRLEALPRGVFDRNLNLTKINLARNRFTAFESELLKLQPVLTQLDVSGNILQELTLNFTLLDVAIVHSCDLRRLTVYGVIHELDLHNNSLREMPHIPLAANVSVLDLSHNPLGNLQGNPLRRFTSLLRLNLSATSAHELPEGLFKKQGHLQMLDISGNSIYSLKITIFDSLKALQYFYFQQNNWNCDFLQLLMSSFVKRKDISFMEDITAPELVDDYVDGIACWYESDKQSKKCESGGSEAAMELSVVRNEIKTFTELVEKKFVKVYRMLEELKMKI; encoded by the coding sequence ATGGCGGTACTTTGGTGGCTACTTTTGTTGGTCTTACCGCCCAACTACCAACTTGCCACGCCCTCTGGCAGTGGACAATTGCGCCGCCTTTGGCTGCAGGATCATTGCAGTGCGGGAATTTGCACGAATGTGGTGATCGGTCGCAGTGATTATGTGATCTTGTCGCAAGCGCCCATAACGGGCATCACAATGCTCACCTTTGTGAACTCGAGCATTGCCAAGATACCGCATCTGCTGTTCGACACCTTTCCGGATATTCAAGTGCTGCGCATGGAGAACTGTTCGCTGGAAACGTTTGAGAAACCGCAATTCGAGGGTGCCAGCAACTTGATGAGTTTGTTCCTGGGTCACAATCACCTTAAGGATAtacccaaaaatatatttctgggTGCAGATAATCTGGCCATCTTGCATCTTCAGGGTAATCAGTTGAAGCAGCTGGGaaatcatagtttccatgccCTGAAGGAGGTGAAGGAGCTTTCCCTGTCCGAAAATCAATTGGAGCAGCTGTCGCTGGGAGTTTTCAGTGGTATGCGGAAGTTAATGGATCTAAATTTAGCTGGAAATCGTTTGGAGGCTCTGCCAAGAGGAGTCTTTGATCGGAATTTAAATCTCACCAAAATAAATCTGGCCAGAAATCGATTTACCGCCTTCGAATCGGAACTGTTGAAGCTGCAACCGGTTTTGACTCAGCTGGATGTTTCTGGAAATATCCTACAGGAGCTAACACTCAATTTCACTTTGCTGGATGTGGCCATAGTCCATAGTTGCGATTTGAGGAGACTAACCGTTTACGGAGTGATTCATGAACTCGATTTGCATAATAACTCGCTGAGGGAAATGCCGCACATTCCACTGGCTGCCAATGTGAGCGTTTTGGATTTGTCGCACAATCCATTGGGAAATCTTCAGGGAAATCCCTTGCGCAGATTCACCTCTCTACTGCGGTTGAATCTTTCGGCAACCAGTGCCCACGAGTTACCAGAAGGATTGTTTAAGAAACAGGGTCATCTGCAAATGCTTGACATATCGGGGAATTCCATATATTCCCTAAAGATCACCATCTTCGACAGTTTGAAGGCCTTGCAGTACTTCTACTTTCAGCAGAACAACTGGAACTGCGATTTCCTGCAACTTCTAATGAGTTCGTTTGTGAAACGCAAGGATATTTCCTTTATGGAGGATATAACAGCGCCGGAACTGGTTGACGATTATGTGGATGGCATTGCTTGTTGGTACGAAAGCGATAAGCAGTCCAAGAAGTGTGAATCTGGAGGATCGGAGGCTGCCATGGAGCTATCGGTGGTGCGAAATGAGATCAAGACCTTCACAGAGTTAGTCGAAAAGAAGTTCGTCAAGGTCTACCGCATGTTGGAGGAGCTGAAAATGAAGATATAA